GAGAATTGAACAAAGCCAACTTTCATAAATATTTCCGAATGGTCCGAAGCCGGGTTCCCGAAAGGATGCGCGCAAAAGAAAGTACTTGGAACAGCTCACCATCTCTTTTAATGATTCCAAGGAGATAATCCCTTATCCCCACGATTTCCGGATAGGGGAGCAATTGAGTCGCAGTCAATATTCCATAGATCTTTTCTGCCCAAAAACCTATGGTTAATCCGTCTACTTCAGTCACGATGACTTCATAAGGACGGGCGATCTTTATCGCCAAAAATGTGGGCAGGTCAAATATAAATATTTTTTTATTCCGCAAAATACAAAAACCGGCGATATTTTTGGGGAATTTGCCATCCGCGATTATCGTTTTGGGGCGGATTATTTCTTTAATTTCATGAATCTCGGTGGCAAATTTAATTGCGCCAATCTGGTAGCCCAGATAGTAATTCATTTTTTCAAACCGCTGACGATTTCATTGAGTTTGGCTACGACCTGGGAAAGGAGTTGGGCGGTGGAAGTGAACTGTTCCATGGAGGCAGTCTGTTCTTCAACAGCGGCTGAGACTTCTTCGGTGGCAGCTGCAGTATCAGCAGCTACTTGGGCAACCTGCTCCACCTTTTTAACGAGCTCTTTGGTATGGGTTAGTTGATTCGCGGCAGCGTCATTTATCCTGC
The nucleotide sequence above comes from candidate division WOR-3 bacterium. Encoded proteins:
- a CDS encoding chemotaxis protein CheW, yielding MNYYLGYQIGAIKFATEIHEIKEIIRPKTIIADGKFPKNIAGFCILRNKKIFIFDLPTFLAIKIARPYEVIVTEVDGLTIGFWAEKIYGILTATQLLPYPEIVGIRDYLLGIIKRDGELFQVLSFARILSGTRLRTIRKYL